In Streptomyces sp. NBC_00306, a single genomic region encodes these proteins:
- a CDS encoding TIGR01777 family oxidoreductase has product MRIAVTGSTGLIGTALVRSLRSDGHEVVRLVRRPARSGDEVEWDPHRQYVDAAGLVGCEAVVHLAGAGVGARRWTDAYRKEIRDSRVLGTAAVAEALASLDTPPRVLVCGSAVGFYGDTGDHAVDEEAPPGDGFLPNLCVEWEEAAAPAAEAGVRTAFARTGLVVSRKGGAWGRLFPLFKAGLGGRLGDGRQYWSFISLHDEVAALRHILDTESLSGPVNLTSPQPVTNREVTAAMGRALHRPTVFTVPSAALKIALGDMAGDVLGSQRVLPRRLLDSGFTFAFPGIDEAVGAALR; this is encoded by the coding sequence ATGCGGATCGCGGTCACCGGCTCCACCGGACTCATCGGTACGGCACTTGTGCGCTCACTGCGCTCCGACGGGCACGAGGTGGTGCGCCTCGTGCGGCGGCCCGCGCGGAGCGGGGACGAGGTCGAATGGGACCCGCACCGGCAGTACGTCGACGCGGCGGGCCTGGTGGGCTGCGAGGCCGTGGTGCATCTCGCCGGAGCGGGGGTCGGGGCGCGCCGCTGGACGGACGCGTACCGCAAGGAGATCCGTGACAGCCGGGTGCTGGGCACGGCGGCCGTCGCGGAGGCACTGGCCTCTCTGGACACCCCGCCGCGGGTGCTCGTCTGCGGCAGCGCGGTCGGCTTCTACGGCGACACCGGGGACCACGCGGTGGACGAGGAGGCCCCGCCGGGGGACGGTTTTCTGCCGAATCTGTGCGTGGAGTGGGAGGAGGCGGCGGCCCCTGCGGCCGAGGCCGGCGTACGGACCGCCTTCGCCCGGACCGGCCTGGTGGTCTCCCGCAAGGGCGGGGCGTGGGGACGGCTGTTCCCGCTGTTCAAGGCGGGTCTCGGCGGCCGGCTCGGCGACGGCCGGCAGTACTGGAGCTTCATCTCGCTGCATGACGAGGTCGCGGCGCTGCGGCACATCCTGGACACGGAGTCCCTGTCGGGTCCGGTGAACCTCACGTCCCCGCAGCCGGTCACCAACCGGGAGGTGACCGCCGCGATGGGGCGGGCGCTGCACCGGCCGACGGTCTTCACGGTGCCGTCGGCCGCCTTGAAGATCGCGCTCGGTGACATGGCGGGTGACGTGCTGGGCAGTCAGCGGGTGCTGCCGCGACGGCTGCTGGACTCGGGGTTCACGTTCGCGTTCCCCGGCATCGACGAAGCGGTCGGCGCGGCACTGAGGTAA